The Devosia sp. MC521 genome segment CCTGTGAGGGGTGGTGGAGGTATCGGAAGTGCGAATGATGACATGAGTAGCGACAAAAAGTGTGAGAGACACTTTCGCCGAAAGTCCAAGGGTTCCTGCGCAATGCTAATCAGCGCAGGGTTAGCCGGCCCCTAAGTCGAGGCAGAAATGCGTAGACGATGGGAACCACGTTAATATTCGTGGGCCAGGTGGTAGTGACGGATCGCGCAGAGCTGTATTCCCTTATCGGATTGGGAGTGCAGTGAGCCGGTTCCAGGAAATAGCTCCACCAATATTGACCGTACCCTAAACCGACACAGGTGGACTGGTAGAGTATACCAAGGCGCTTGAGAGAACTATACTGAAGGAACTCGGCAAATTGCACGCGTAACTTCGGGATAAGCGTGACCTTGCATTGGGCAACCAGTGTCAAGGTGTCACAAAAGAGGGGGTGGCGACTGTTTATCAAAAACACAGGGCTCTGCGAAGTCGCAAGACGACGTATAGGGTCTGACGCCTGCCCGGTGCCGGAAGGTTAAAAGGAGAGGTTAACGCCTTGAATTGAAGCCCCGGTAAACGGCGGCCGTAACTATAACGGTCCTAAGGTAGCGAAATTCCTTGTCGGGTAAGTTCCGACCTGCACGAATGGCGTAACGACTTCCCCACTGTCTCCAGTATAGACTCAGCGAAATTGAATTCCCCGTGAAGATGCGGGGTTCCTGCGGTCAGACGGAAAGACCCCATGAACCTTTACTATAGCTTTGCGCTGGCATTTGTGTCGGCATGTGCAGGATAGGTGGTAGGCTTTGAAGCCAGGGCGCCAGCCTTGGTGGAGCCACAAGATGAGATACCACCCTTATCGTCATAGATGTCTAACCGCGGCATAACAGTGTCCGGGACAGCGCATGGTGGGTAGTTTGACTGGGGCGGTCGCCTCCCAAAGAGTAACGGAGGCGCGCGATGGTGGGCTCAGACCGGTCGGAAATCGGTCGTCGAGTGCAATGGCATAAGCCTGCCTGACTGCGAGACTGACAAGTCGAGCAGAGACGAAAGTCGGTCATAGTGATCCGGTGGTCCCGTGTGGAAGGGCCATCGCTCAACGAATAAAAGGTACTCTGGGGATAACAGGCTGATAATGCCCAAGCGTCCATAGCGACGGCATTGTTTGGCACCTCGATGTCGGCTCATCACATCCTGGGGCTGGAGCAGGTCCCAAGGGTATGGCTGTTCGCCATTTAAAGTGGTACGTGAGCTGGGTTCAGAACGTCGTGAGACAGTTCGGTCCCTATCTGCCGTGGGTGTTGGAATATTGAGAGGAGCTGTCCCTAGTACGAGAGGACCGGGATGGACGAACCTCTGGTGGACCTGTTGTGGCGCCAGCCGCATTGCAGGGTAGCTAAGTTCGGACGGGATAACTGCTGAAAGCATCTAAGCAGGAAGCCTCCCTCAAAACAAGTATTCCCTATCAGAGCCGTGGAAGACCACCACGTTGATAGGACAGGTGTGGAAGAGCAGCAATGCTTGAAGCTTACTGTTACTAATAGCTCGATCGGCTTGATCGTTCTCATTAATCTATGTCCGTAAACACATCAGTTTACTCAGTTCATTAAAACCAGAATTCACGTTTTATGTTTTTCGCTGACCTTGTGGTTCTTGCGAGGAGCCCAAGACCCGATCCCATCCCGAACTCGACCGTCAAATTCCTCCGCGCCAATGGTACTAAGTCTCAAGACTTGGGAGAGTAGGTCACTGCAAGGTCTGCCAAAAACATAAAATCTCTCGACGATCATCAAAACCAAATACAAAAAGCCCCGTTCACCAGCGGGGCTTTTTGCGTTTCTAAGCTCCGCACAATTGCCCCCACCTCACCTCCCCCGCAACCGGGGGAAGGACTGGAATGGTGTGCTGGGTTGGATCTCCATGCCCGCAACAAGCCCCCTCAGCCGGCCCTAGAGGGCCGACCTCTCCCCGGAGGGGCGAGGTGAAGGTAGGCTGCGATTTCTGATACCCCCTCACCCTCAATCCCTCCCCGCAAGGGGGAGGGAGGCAAAGCGGTGTTTGTTGGGGGAGAGGTGCCTATAAGGCCCGGCTTTGCAAGCGGACCATCTCGCCTGATCGAAGAGGTCAGAGCCCTGCGCCAACGGCGGAGGTGGGAAGCGGCTTGGGTACAGCGTGGGGCAACGGAAATGCTCCGCGCAAAGTGTGCGCGGAGCTGAATTTTAGGCCTTTAGGGGCAGGCCCAGGGTGATCAGTTCCGACCGCAATTGGCCAGGGTCCTTGAAATGGATACCCTTCATGCCAAACTTGCGTGCGGCAACGATGTTGGGTTCGCTATCGTCGATGAAAACGCAGCTGTCTGGGGCGAGAGCATAACGATCACAGAAGGTGCGGTAGATGCGTGGATCGGGTTTGACCAGTCTTTCGAGCCCTGAGACGACAACGCCATCGAACTTTTCGAGGAACGGCCATTCACCCAAGCAGGTCATCCACTTCTCCCAAGAGAAGTTGGTAATGGCAAAGGTTGGGACGTCCTGTTCAATCAGTTCGTTGTGGATGTCGATAGTACCCTGAATGAAGGGACCAAAGGTCTCTTTCCAGCGCGTGTCAAAGGCTTGAATTTCGCGCCAGTATTTTGGAAAGCGAGTAACGAGCTTGGCAACGCCTTCAGAATATTTTTCGCCGGCGTCGAACTCCAAGTTCCAATCGCTGGTGCAGATCGTCTCGTGGAACCACTGCGCGTCTTCTTCAGTCTCAAAGAGCTTGCGGAACAGGTACATAGGGTTCCAGTCGACGAATACGCCGCCCAGATCGAATACGGGAATAATGTGGTCGTCCATGATCGCTTAGCTTTAAGGAATGGTCCCTGCTTCTGCCATGCAGTGTTGCATTGGGCAAGCAAGGCTATGGGGAGACGATCACACCCGTGGTGGTGCGGGGGATGTGATAGCTGGTGCGGTGCAGTTGCACCGTCTGATCGACAACGACAGCAAAGCTCGGGCTGTATTCATAGCTGGTTTCAGCGACGATGACCACACGGCCAAGAGCGAGATCCGTCATCTCTTGCGGTAGTTCTATTGTAAAACCCTCTGCGGGCACGATTTGGCCGTCGGTATACTGCTTAGACCATTTGACCACAGCCTCTCCGGCCGCTGACACTTCAACGCCGGCAATTGTCTGAACGACAGTTGTGCTGTCGTAGGGATGCATAATGCCACTGGCCGCCTGGAAATAGTCTTCCAAAGTCCCCTGAGAGAGCGTGCCATTGGTACGCGCTACAAGATCACCGAGAGCACTGGCCGCAGTTTGGACTTTGCGGTCCAAGATGATGAGCGTGCTGCCCTCGACTGAGCCCAGATAGAGAACGAGCATGATCGGCATCGCGAGCGCAAACTCAACAGCGGCAACGCCGTTCTCGTTCGATAAGGTTTTGGCGACGAGAGAGCGGAGTTTGGAGCGCGCGCGCATCAGAAGGGCTCGTTCATAAAGACGAACGTCGAGCCAATGAGGCGCGTCCCATCCGCTAGGTTAGCGATGCTCAAAGGGCCAAGGGGGATCGGAACGGGATAGCGGAAGTAGGCTTGTACCATGACAACGCTGGACGCCCCTCCTGGGGCCCAAGTTTCTGGTGTGGTCCAATCGCACTCGGCTGGGCAGGTGATGTCGACGGGTATTGTTGGAGCGGTGCTTTTAAAGGTCTGGATCGTATCGACGCGCAGATGCATGTCCTGACAATCGCCGAAGAGCCCATAAAGGCGGTCACATATCTGCTTTTTGTATTCGGCTGTGCCCTGTTTTTGCGCCTCTCCAATGCGTACATAGCGCGATGCGTCGATGACCGCGCTTTCAAGGACTTGGCTGGATATGAAGACCAGGGAGGTTTGTAAGATGGCAGCGATAAGCCCAAAAAACGGGATGGCCAACAGAGCAAACTCCACGGCGGTCGCGCCACGCGTGTCGCGGAGTGCGGCATAGAGAAGTTTGCGCCGTGAGCTGGCTCGCACCATTGAAGGGATGTCCTGAATTTGTCCCTGAGCAGGGTAGACTGCAGAACGCTAACGAGCCTTTCTGCATATTTGCGCAAATTTGATGAAAACGAGACCGTTCAATTGGCCGCTGATTGGACCAATTGCGCGGAGGCCAGTGCCTGTCCGGAGAAATTGGCATCGTCGCCCATCATGACGACAGGTTGACACACCGGGGCGCAGGACAGGCTGGTCCGATTGAGCCCCTGATAAACTGTCATCACCCCAGCCTGCAATTGCGTGACCTCTACAAGCGTGTCCGCAATCGGTTCGCCCATGGCGTCTAGGATGATGAGATTGGTTTGGCCGTAGCTTTTACCGGTGAGAACCAAAGTTTGAGGATCTTGGATCGTCACGTCTGCAACGCCGGGGTTGCCAACGATGACCGTCGCGGCTGGTGCATTGATGCGCAGAACGCGCGCCATATTTGCTTGTACAGTAATGGGTGAGCCGTCTTGGGCCATAATGGGGAATGGAATGCTCACGGCAATGATAAGCAGAGTAGTTGCGAGTGTGCGGGGCATTCCACCAAATCCTGAAGTTACTGTGGTCAGAGTGAATCTGGGCGAGAATGGTAAATACAAGGCAAATTTATGGGAAAATTTATAGTGAGGAAGCGGGCTGTCGAATAGATCGCGTTCTTATTGGGAATTCTGTCCCGTAAAAATTGTTCTGATTTTATCGCCTTGTGTGCGGTGTTGGTGAAAAACACGGCGATTGTGTTAACCAGAAAAACACCAAGACTACATGAGTACATTCGTAAGTTGTTGCTACCTAATGAGGATTAACTCTCCTTCAACTTGGCATGGGTAGTTTGTAGTCATGTTCAACCTGTGCTCGTCCCGTTGTGGAGAGCACGCCATGATCGCCGATGAGGAGCTTGGGTATGAAGATTTTTGCACGTTTTGCTAAGGACGAGTCCGGCGCAACCGCTATTGAATACGGCCTGATTGCGGCGCTTGTGGCCGTAGGGATCATTGCCGGTGCTTCTTTGCTTGGAAACAACCTAGGTTCGCTGTTTAATAATATCGGCGGCCGTCTTGGAAACGTTCAGGTGCCAGGATAAGCGCTAGAACAGATATAGTTTAAGGGGGGGGTTCGCCTCCCTTTTTCTTTTTGTCGGGGCAAGTTCTAATTGTCTTACTTTGGAATTTTCTATTTTCCAGCCTTGATGTTTTTTGCCGCTATTTCGGATCTGTTCACGATGCGGATCCCGAATTGGCTGGTGTTGGCCGTAGGGCTTGCGTTCTTCCCCGCTGCGATCATTGCCCAAATGCCCTGGGAGGCGATTGGCATTCATGTGCTGTGCGCCTTTGCGGTCTTGGTCGTGGCCTTTGGTCTCTTTGCCCTCAACGTAATTGGTGGTGGTGATGCCAAGTTTGCAGCCGCAACTGTACTGTGGTTGGGCGCCGGGCAAGTGCTGCCATATCTCGTCTACGCTAGTGTATTTGGTGGCATCCTAACTATCCTCATTTTGTTCTTAAGATCACTCCCTCTCGAGGTGTGGATCACTCGGTATGAATGGCTGAGTCGATTGCATAACCGGAAGAACGGGGTGCCTTATGGCATTGCATTGGCAATTGCCGCAGTTTTTGTTTACCCCGAAACTTTGATCTACAATCTCCTGGTTCAAAGCTGAAATTGATCAATATCTTTCTGGACTTGGCATAGTTGAAGCGTGTTCGTTTGGGTGCGATATAGAGGTGCGATTTTGAAGTATCTCAGATTGTTAACCTTAGTAATCAAGGCCTGATTAACCAAGTTTTGACCCTTTTATTTCATGGTCTACAAAGGAAGCTGGCCTTAGCCCGCTGAGCCTTTGGGGGGGTCATGAGACCGGCGCGAATCATTCTCATTGCTGTCGCGTTGATTGCCGGTGGCCTCGCCGCCATCTTGGTTACCCGCGGCGGCAGCACACCTGAGCCGTCTGCGCCGCAGGCAGTTGCCACTCAAATTGTTCCTGAAGCGAAGGTGCAGGTGCTTGTCGCAAGCCGTGGGATCGGCGTGGGTGAACGCCTGCTCGCCGAGAGCACCCAATGGCAGGATTGGCCTGAACAGGCGCTGCGGCCCGAGTTTGTGACCGTGACAGCCATGCCAGAGGCACAGACGGAACTCATCGGTGCAATCGCGCGGTTTGAACTCTTCCCGGGTGAGCCAATTCGTGAAGCCAAACTGGTACGATCCGATAGCGGATATTTGTCGGCTGTGCTGGCACCAGGAAAGCGCGGCGTTTCGGTGGCGGTCTCTCCAGTGTCGAGCGCTGGCGGCTTTGTCGTACCGAATGATCATGTCGACGTTGTGCTCACCACCCCGACCGACCTTGGGCAACAGTCAGAACTGATCCTTTCCGATGTTCGCGTTTTGGCTATTGGCACGCGCCTCGGCGAGATGGGGCAGTCTGGGGGCAGTGAGGACCCCAATAACACCACCCCGCCCACGACCTTCGTGTCAGACACGATTGCCACCTTAGAGCTGGACCCGGGACAGGCGGAAACGCTGATTAATTCCTCGACCCGTGGCCAGTTAAGCCTGACGCTCAGATCGGTCGCTGACTTTAATCGGTCCGATGAGCAACGCTTTGGATCCAACCAGCCTGTTCGTCTGATCCGCTACGGGCGCGAACAGAACGTTGTAACCAGTGCGGGGCAAGTGTCGCCCGTCCCTGCTGAAACCGCTTATGACTCCGCCAGCCTGCCAGAGGTTCAAACTGGTCCCGCCGCTCCGCAAGTTTTGCCGCAGTGAGAGTTCGAGAGTGATGAAAACGGCCAACACAAATCGATCATTGTCCGGTAGAGCGGCGACACTGGCCTTCGGGCTGGGTGTCGCGATGTTGTCGGCAACGGGTCTGTCGCCTGTTCAAGCGCAATCACAGGCGCAAATCGCCATTCAACCCAGCGCCTATGGGGCCGTCCGCCCCTTGAGCATCGAACGTAACAAATCTCTGATCGTCGACTTGCCCGCGGGTGTCGCGGAGGTGGTGGTCTCGCAGCCCGAGATCGCTGCCGCGATTATGCGCACCAGAACCAGAGCCATCGTGCAGGGCATGTCTTCGGGCAAGACCAACATCTTCTTCCTTGATGACGCTGGACGGACCATCCAGGTGCTCGATATTGCGATCAACGAGGCGGAGTCGGCGGTTGGAGCTGCGCTTCAAACCGCGCTGGCGCGTGTCTTGCCAAACTCCAACATTCGCGTGGAATCCGTTCCGGGTCTCGATGGGTCCAGCCGGGTCGTCCTGACGGGCAACGTCCGCTCGGGTGAAGATCGTGAACGGGCCACCGCTGTTGCCACTCAATTCGCTGGATCTGCGGATAACGTCGCCAATATCTTGGACGTGGCGGGAGCCCAGCAGGTGATGCTGCAGGTCACCGTTTCCGAAGTGAAGCGCGATGTGGCCAAGCAATTCGGCATAAACTTTGGTGCTGCCTTCAATGTTGGAACGGCCAACCTCCTGCAATTCGCAACTACTCTGGTGGATAGTGAAAGCCCATATGGCTTGAATGCAAGGTTCTCTGACAATGGTAATTCGGTCTTAGGCGTTATCCGGGCGCTTGAGGATAAGGGGGCGCTCAGGGTTCTGGCGCAGCCGACACTGACAGCCATTTCAGGCGAAGAAGCCAAGTTCCTCGCTGGTGGCGAACTTCCGTATTACTCCTATGATCCCGCAGAGGGTGGCGACGGCGGCGAAGGCAACAGATTGCAGCGGACCGTCGTATTTAAGCCTTATGGTGTCGAGCTCTCGTTCGAGCCTGTGGTGAAATCGAATGGGGTGATCGGGCTCAAGGTCGATACTTCGGTGTCTGAACCGCAAGCGGATTTCTCGCTCACCAAGCGGCAAGCCTCCACCTCGGTTGAGCTGCCGAGCGGCATGACGCTCGCCATCGGCGGCCTTCTGCAAGAGAGCACCAGCCAGAACATCAAACAGTTCCCGCTCTTGGGTGATATTCCTATCCTCGGCGCGCTGTTCCGGTCCCGCGAGTTCCAGACGCAACAGACCGAATTGGTGATCTTGGTTACCCCTTACCTCGTCAACGCGGCTCCCGCAGGCACTCTTGCGGTGCCGACCGACAAGTTCGCCATGAGCGGCGATGCAGAGGCGATCTTCCTCGGGCGTATTGAACATCAATACGGGGTCGGATCGACGGGTGAGTTCCGAGGCGGTTTCAGCGGCAATGTTGGCTTCGTTCTCGATTGAGTTGGATTGAGGAGCAGTGCGTATGAGTTTCCTGACGCCGGATAAAGCAAAGACTGAAGAGGTGGCGGCAGAGATCGCAACTGGCGCTCGGCTCGTGCCGCGCATCACTGCCCAGGCATTTTGCGAGAACACGCAGACAGCACAGCTTGTCGAAGCCGTTCTACAAGATCGACGCATGTCTAAAGTCGCGCTGACCACGCACAACGGTGGCGTTGAAGGGGCGATAGAGACTTACAAGTCGAACCCGACGCCAAACTTGATCATTGTGGAATCGACACTCACACCTGGCGCGATCGTTGCGGCATTGGGGCGCCTGTCTGAGGTGTGTGACGCGGCAACACGAGTCATCGTACTCGGGCATGTCAATGACGTGCTCTTGTATCGTGAGCTGATCCGCAACGGCATTTCGGAATATGTGGTTCTGCCGGCTAGCCCTCAGGAACTGGTCGCGGCTATTACCGACATCTATGTCGCAGAGGGCGCGGCGCCTATCGGGCGAACGATTGGCTTTGTTTCCGCCAAGGGCGGGGCCGGGAGTTCAACTGTCGCGCATAACGTCGCTTGGGCAATCGCCTCCTCGCTCCGTCAGGATTGCCTCGTTATCGATATGGATTTGCCGTTTGGCACGGCAGGGCTGAACTTCAACCAAGATCCGCCCCATGGTTTGGGTGATGCAATGTTGGCCAGCCAAAAGGTCGATCAAACCATGCTTGATCGCCTGATGAGCAAGGCGGCTAACCACATCAGCCTGCTCGCTGCTCCGGCATCGCTTGATCAGACGTGGGATTTTGGCGAACGCGACTTCGAGCAGGTCATCGAGATCTGCCAGAAATCGGTACCCGTGATCATCTTGGATATTCCGCATGTGTGGAATAGCTGGACACGGCAGACATTGGCTTCGGTTGATGAAGTTGTGGTCGTGGCCGAGCCCGATCTGGCCAATTTGCGCAACGCTAAGAATTTGTCTGATGCGATCAAGATCATGCGCCCAACAGAGGCAGCACCCAAGTTGGTGATGAACAAAGTTGGCATACCGAAGCGTCCGGAGATCAATCCGAACGAGTTCGCGACGTCGGTGGAATGTTCGCTGATCGGGCAGATCGGCTTTGATGCACATCTGTTTGGTACAGCGGCGAACAATGGCCAGATGATCGCTGAAGTACAAGCATCCAACAAGATTAACGACATCTACCGTAGCATTGGCTTTCAGGTGACTGGTCGCGCAGTGGGGCAGGCAGGGGGGAAGGGCGGGTCACTGCTCAACCTATCCACCCTGTTCAAAAAGCGCGCCTAAGTCAGGCTTCGGCGTTAGGAAGTATGAGATATGTTTGGCAAGCGAACGACATTTGGCGGCAATACGCCCGGAGTTTCTGAGCTCCCGCGTCCAATCGCCAGCCCGCCACCGGGAGCGGTGTCGTCCCCTGCGCAACGCCGCCAGCCTGACGCAGACAGCTCTGCCAGTCGTGCGAAGAGTACGGACGACGTTCTCGACGTCAAAGCACAGGCTGAAAACCCGCGAGCCAAGGAATATTTCTCGACCAAGTCAGCGATCTTTAATGCGCTGATTGACTCGATTGACCTGAGCCAGTTGGCGACGATGGAGAGCCAGTCGGCGCGCGAGGAAATTCGCGACATCGTCTCCGAAATCATTGCGCTGAAATCCATCGCGATGTCGATTGCCGAGCAGGAAGATCTGCTTGAAGACATTTGCAACGACGTGCTGGGTTACGGCCCGCTCGAGCCGCTGCTCGCACGCGATGACATTGCCGATATCATGGTGAACGGCTCGCAGCGCTGTTACATCGAAGTCGGCGGCAAGGTCCGGCTGACAAACGTGCGCTTCCGCGATGATGCGCATTTGATGAATGTCTGCCAGCGTATCGTGTCGCAGGTCGGTCGCCGTGTCGATGAAGGCTCGCCAATTTGCGACGCGCGCTTGCCTGACGGGTCGCGTGTGAACGTTATCGCGCCGCCTCTTGCCATTGACGGCGCAGCGCTGACCATTCGTAAATTTAAAAAGGACAAGCTCACCCTTCAGCAGCTGGTCAAATACGGCTCTATTTCCTCTGAGGGCGCGGAAGTGCTGCGTATTCTGGGCCGCGTGCGTGCCAATATTTTGATCTCAGGCGGCACGGGTTCGGGCAAGACCACACTGCTCAACTGTTTGACAGCCTTCATCGAAAAAGATGAGCGGGTGATTACCTGCGAAGACTCGGCCGAATTGCAACTGCAGCAACCACACGTTGTCCGCCTTGAAACGCGTCCTCCGAACTTGGAGGGGGAAGGCGAGATCACCATGCGTGATCTTATCAAGAATTGTCTGCGTATGCGCCCTGAACGCATCATCGTGGGCGAAGTGCGTGGTCCGGAGTCCTTCGATCTCCTGCAGGCGATGAACACGGGCCACGATGGCTCTATGGGCACTCTGCACGCCAACTCGCCGAGAGAGGCGCTTTCGCGTTTGGAATCGATGATCACCATGGGCGGCTACTCGCTGCCGAGCCGCACCATTCGCGAAATGATCGTGTCTTCGATCGACGTGATCGTTCAGGCCGCGCGACTACGCGATGGTTCGCGCCGCATCACCCACATTACCGAAGTGCTGGGCATGGAAGGGGATGTGATCGTGACACAGGATATCTTCACCTATGACATCATGGGTGAAGACGCGAACGGCATGCTCCTCGGGCGTCACCATTCGACCGGTATTACCAAGCCTCAATTCACGGAACGCGCGCGCTACTTCAACGAAGAGGCCAACTTGGTGGAAGCCTTGGAGGCGTCCAACATTGAGCATCGCGAAATGGCGAGTAAGTAGAATATGACCACAAGCGTGCTGCTCATCATTTTGTTCGTTGTTGTTGCCGGTGCATTGGCCTTGGCGTTTGTCCCCGCGGCCGCGGGTGGCCAGCGCGCAAAGCAGCGCCTCAAGGTCTATCAAGGTGATGTCTCCATCAATCGGCGCGTTGCCGGGGAGAGCCGTGTCCGGGATAATCGGCGCAAAACGGTGCAGCAGGCGCTCAAGGCGCAGCAGGATGAGTTGAAAGCCAACCGCCGGTTGACCATCCCAGCCATGTTGTTTCAGGCGGGAATGACCACGACACCCGCTGCCTATATTCGCAACTCGATTATCTTCGGTGTTGTGCTTTTTGGGCTTTTGGTTGTGGCGCAGGTGCCGTTTTATTTTGCGGCCATCATTGCTGCCGCGGGTGGGTATCTAGGTCCACGCTTTTACGTCATGCGTAAGCGCCGCAAATATCAAGATCGGTTCTTGGACGAATTACCCAATGCCATTGAAGCGATTGTCCGTGGCGTTAAAACGGGTCTGCCGCTCAATGATACGGTGCGTGTTGTCGCCAAGGACACCAAGGAACCAGTTCGCTCTGAGTTCGGTCGCATCTTGGATCAGCAGGCTTTCGGCTTCTCGATGCAAGAGTCCATTCAGATCCTGTTGGAGCGCGTGCCTCTGCCTGAGGTGAATTTCTTCGTTGTGGTTATCACCGTGCAGCAACAGTCTGGCGGTAACCTCTCAGAAGCCCTGAGCAATTTGGCGCGAGTTCTGCGCAACCGCAAAAAGATGAAAGCCAAGGTCAAGGCAATGTCGTCTGAAGCCAAGGCATCGGCGGCGATTATCGGCGCGCTGCCAATTGTTGTGGCCGTTCTGATCTCCGTTGTGTCGCCGGCCTATCTGGCCCCACTTTTCACGACACCCGTTGGCAATGTGTGTTTGGCCATTGCTGTGTTCATGCTGAGTGCAGGCGTTTTTGTCATGCACCGCATGGTTCAGTTCGAGATCTAGGGGGGTAGCCGTGGACATCATCGCGCTTGTAACCCAACGCGAGTTTTTGATTGCGGCCCTTGCTGCCATCTCGGCGACGGCTGCGGTGTTTACCTTTGGGTCCAGTCTTCTGGTCAAGCAGGAGCTCAAAGGGCGCATTCAGCGCGTGGCACTGGAGCGCGAGAAAATGCGGGCCCAGGAGATGTCTCGGTTGCGTGGGAGCTCTGCGGCAGTAGCCGACCGAAGTTCGATCCGCCGCGATGACAATACAAAGGCCTATATGCGCAAGGCCGTCGACAGATTTGATCTGCGGAAAGCCTTCCAGGACGAAAATACGCTCGACCAGCTGTCCATGGCTGGACTGCGTGGTCCGGCCGAGTTGACCAAATATCTCTTCGTGCGGTTCACGACACCGGTTGCCGTATTGCTGTTTGCGATCTTCTACTTAGTCGTCGTAGCGCCTGGTGATCGACCCATGTATCTGAGCCTCGCCTACTCCGTTGCGATTGGGGTCGTCGGCGCCTACTTGCCAGTGCTATTGTTGAAAAACAAAATCCAGAAGCGCCAAGCCTCTATCCGTCGCGCATGGCCAGATGTGTTGGACTTGATGCTGTTGTGCGTTGAGGCTGGCATGTCCATGGAGCACGCCATAAAGCGCGTTGCCAAGGAAATCGGCGGTCAGTCACCGCAGCTTGCCGAAGAACTGACGCTGACCAATGCCGAGCTATCATTTCTGGAAGATCGCTCACGCGCCTATGAAAACCTCGGCCGACGCACAGGGCTCGACAACGTTAGGGCGGTCATGACCGCACTTATTCAGGCCGATCGCTATGGCACCTCTGTAGGTCAGGCTTTGCGTGTCATGGCTGAAGAAGGGCGTGAAGCGCGTATGATGGAAGCGGAGAAGAAGGCAGCCGCATTGCCGCCGAAACTAACCGTGCCGCTCATCCTCTTCCTGCTGCCCGTATTGTTTATCGTGGTCCTGTCGCCAGCAATGATCAAAGTCTTCACTGGCAGCGTCGCAAGCACGGTCGGCGGCGGCTAATCGAGGGCCTTAATCCTTGAGCAGGTCCCAACGGTTTTGCTGGGTCAGCAGCGCTCTGATGTAAGCCATGTTGGATTCCACTTGATCAGGCGGAAGCTCGGCGGCGTAGATTTTGCGCGCCTCATCAAAGCGTCCCTGTAGGCCGAAAACCAATGCCAGGTTTTGACGGGTCTGTGTCGATGCCCCTTGCATGCTGACGGCTTTGCGCAGGTGCTGCTCGGCCAGGCTCAGTTCATTGGTCATCGCATAGGATAGGCCAAGATTGGTTTCGATCGAGGCTTCGTTCGGTGCAAGAGCTGCGGCCTGCGTGTAAATGCGCCGTGCTTCGCTGTTCCGCCCCATCTGATCCAAGGTCGCGCCTTTGACCAACAGTGCGCTCCAATCTGGAGCGTCCGTGCGCAGAACATTGT includes the following:
- the cpaB gene encoding Flp pilus assembly protein CpaB, whose translation is MRPARIILIAVALIAGGLAAILVTRGGSTPEPSAPQAVATQIVPEAKVQVLVASRGIGVGERLLAESTQWQDWPEQALRPEFVTVTAMPEAQTELIGAIARFELFPGEPIREAKLVRSDSGYLSAVLAPGKRGVSVAVSPVSSAGGFVVPNDHVDVVLTTPTDLGQQSELILSDVRVLAIGTRLGEMGQSGGSEDPNNTTPPTTFVSDTIATLELDPGQAETLINSSTRGQLSLTLRSVADFNRSDEQRFGSNQPVRLIRYGREQNVVTSAGQVSPVPAETAYDSASLPEVQTGPAAPQVLPQ
- a CDS encoding Flp family type IVb pilin, which gives rise to MKIFARFAKDESGATAIEYGLIAALVAVGIIAGASLLGNNLGSLFNNIGGRLGNVQVPG
- a CDS encoding TadE/TadG family type IV pilus assembly protein — translated: MVRASSRRKLLYAALRDTRGATAVEFALLAIPFFGLIAAILQTSLVFISSQVLESAVIDASRYVRIGEAQKQGTAEYKKQICDRLYGLFGDCQDMHLRVDTIQTFKSTAPTIPVDITCPAECDWTTPETWAPGGASSVVMVQAYFRYPVPIPLGPLSIANLADGTRLIGSTFVFMNEPF
- a CDS encoding HAD family phosphatase codes for the protein MDDHIIPVFDLGGVFVDWNPMYLFRKLFETEEDAQWFHETICTSDWNLEFDAGEKYSEGVAKLVTRFPKYWREIQAFDTRWKETFGPFIQGTIDIHNELIEQDVPTFAITNFSWEKWMTCLGEWPFLEKFDGVVVSGLERLVKPDPRIYRTFCDRYALAPDSCVFIDDSEPNIVAARKFGMKGIHFKDPGQLRSELITLGLPLKA
- a CDS encoding type II and III secretion system protein family protein; the protein is MKTANTNRSLSGRAATLAFGLGVAMLSATGLSPVQAQSQAQIAIQPSAYGAVRPLSIERNKSLIVDLPAGVAEVVVSQPEIAAAIMRTRTRAIVQGMSSGKTNIFFLDDAGRTIQVLDIAINEAESAVGAALQTALARVLPNSNIRVESVPGLDGSSRVVLTGNVRSGEDRERATAVATQFAGSADNVANILDVAGAQQVMLQVTVSEVKRDVAKQFGINFGAAFNVGTANLLQFATTLVDSESPYGLNARFSDNGNSVLGVIRALEDKGALRVLAQPTLTAISGEEAKFLAGGELPYYSYDPAEGGDGGEGNRLQRTVVFKPYGVELSFEPVVKSNGVIGLKVDTSVSEPQADFSLTKRQASTSVELPSGMTLAIGGLLQESTSQNIKQFPLLGDIPILGALFRSREFQTQQTELVILVTPYLVNAAPAGTLAVPTDKFAMSGDAEAIFLGRIEHQYGVGSTGEFRGGFSGNVGFVLD
- a CDS encoding AAA family ATPase; translated protein: MSFLTPDKAKTEEVAAEIATGARLVPRITAQAFCENTQTAQLVEAVLQDRRMSKVALTTHNGGVEGAIETYKSNPTPNLIIVESTLTPGAIVAALGRLSEVCDAATRVIVLGHVNDVLLYRELIRNGISEYVVLPASPQELVAAITDIYVAEGAAPIGRTIGFVSAKGGAGSSTVAHNVAWAIASSLRQDCLVIDMDLPFGTAGLNFNQDPPHGLGDAMLASQKVDQTMLDRLMSKAANHISLLAAPASLDQTWDFGERDFEQVIEICQKSVPVIILDIPHVWNSWTRQTLASVDEVVVVAEPDLANLRNAKNLSDAIKIMRPTEAAPKLVMNKVGIPKRPEINPNEFATSVECSLIGQIGFDAHLFGTAANNGQMIAEVQASNKINDIYRSIGFQVTGRAVGQAGGKGGSLLNLSTLFKKRA
- a CDS encoding TadE/TadG family type IV pilus assembly protein — protein: MRARSKLRSLVAKTLSNENGVAAVEFALAMPIMLVLYLGSVEGSTLIILDRKVQTAASALGDLVARTNGTLSQGTLEDYFQAASGIMHPYDSTTVVQTIAGVEVSAAGEAVVKWSKQYTDGQIVPAEGFTIELPQEMTDLALGRVVIVAETSYEYSPSFAVVVDQTVQLHRTSYHIPRTTTGVIVSP
- a CDS encoding prepilin peptidase, which codes for MSYFGIFYFPALMFFAAISDLFTMRIPNWLVLAVGLAFFPAAIIAQMPWEAIGIHVLCAFAVLVVAFGLFALNVIGGGDAKFAAATVLWLGAGQVLPYLVYASVFGGILTILILFLRSLPLEVWITRYEWLSRLHNRKNGVPYGIALAIAAVFVYPETLIYNLLVQS
- a CDS encoding pilus assembly protein N-terminal domain-containing protein, with amino-acid sequence MPRTLATTLLIIAVSIPFPIMAQDGSPITVQANMARVLRINAPAATVIVGNPGVADVTIQDPQTLVLTGKSYGQTNLIILDAMGEPIADTLVEVTQLQAGVMTVYQGLNRTSLSCAPVCQPVVMMGDDANFSGQALASAQLVQSAAN